The region TGGACGAAACGAATGAACGCTACAAGGTTTCTGAAGAACAGGCTAAGGTCGGAACGAACCTGAAGCAGATGGAAGATGACCGCATCAAGCGCCGTCTCGAAGAAGGCCAGAAGATTCTCCAGGAAGAAGAAGCTACGGCTCATCAGGAACAGCAGGTCGAAGTGCTCACGAACCGCCTCACGGACGACGAAAAGCGCAAGTACGGCAGCACGGGTGAACTCCTTGCTCCGGAATCCACTCGCGAAGATGGCACTGCTGAAGAATCCTACAACGGTGACTACAAGTAATCGGCTCGTTTCCTGCAAAAACTTTTTGTAGATTTTCCCTCGACAGTTAGTCGGGGGATTTTTTTTAGGAGTGTCCTATGAATCGAATTGTTGCGTCATTTGCTATGCTTGTAACGCTTGCTCTGATGGCTTGCGGTTCGGACTGGAGCGTCGGTCCTAGCGATGGCGGAGCCTCTTTCAACAGGCGCTTCCACTATTACTACGAAGTGGACTGCCGTTACGATGCCTTTGACCAGCCTTACGACTGCTCGGACACCTATTCCATGTCGCCGTCCATGAGTGTTGACCTGCGGATTACCCACGATGGCTATGCCACATTTTGCGTCAATGATGATTGTTCCTACTATAACCCGCGCGAATACGATGTCGGTTACAATCATGGGACGCGCTATTATGATTTTGTGGGGTATGATACTCGTTGGGTTGTCTATGCCGATGGCTCCGAAGTCATTTTCGTAGATTCTCGCAATATCGACGCCTACGCCTACTATTATTACTACGATAACCCGGACTATTACGATTATTACTATTGATTTATTGGCGCAATTTTCTATATTGGCGCCCTTTCTGGGCGCATATAGCACGGCTCGGTCATGCCAATTCGTGCAAGCACGATTGACGCGACTCTCGCCTTAAGCTATATTTGCTCCCACTCATGAGTAATTCGGAAAATTTTGTTATCGCCCTTGATGGGGGCTCTGGCACAGGCAAGAGTACCACTGCAAAGATTATTGCAAAGAAATTGGGCATTACCTACCTCGACACAGGTGCGATGTACCGCGCCGTGACGCTTGCCGCCCTCGATGCTGGACTTGCCGCCGAAGAAGGTTCGGCCATGGACGAATTGCTCTCTAACCTCACGCTCGGGTTCGACTCCGAAAACCATATCCTCATTAACGGTGTCTGCCGCGAATCTGAAATCCGTGGCATGCGCGTATCGAGCAACGTGAGCATCTACTGCGCCCTCCCGTCGGTCCGCGCCGCAATGACCAAGCAGCAGCGCGAAATCGGCAAGAAGCAGAGCTGCATTCTGGATGGCCGCGATATCGGAACGGTCGTTTTCCCCGATGCGAAGTACAAGTTTTTCATGGTCACAGACGTGAAGGTCCGCGCCGAACGCCGCTACAAGGAACTCCTTGAAAAAGGCGAAAAAGTTACCCTCGAAGAAGTCCTCAACAATCTGGTCGAACGCGACCGCCTGGACTCATCTCGTGCGACCGCCCCGTTAAAGAAGGCGGACGATGCTATTGAAATTGACACTACACACATCTCAATCGAACAACAGGTTCAAAAGATTCTCGACTACGTAGGTGTAGTGGCGTAGCCTGAATCCTTTGTTACCACAACCCAATTAACTAATATGTCTCAAAATCTCAAATTCGGAACTCAAGAAGATCTCGAAGAAATTCTCGCCGCCCAGGGTGAATGCTCCCCGGACTTCCGCAAGGCCAACGCTGACGTCTATGCCGGCATGGGCTGCCTCGAACAGGGCAAGCTCGTCACGGGCAAGATCAGCCAGGTGAACGACCAGGAAGTTCTCGTCGACGTGAACTACAAGTCCGAAGGCGTTATTGATCGCGCCGAATTCAAGGATACTGATTCTCTCGAACTCGGTTCCGAAATCGAAGTGTTCGTCGAAAAGCTCGAAGACGAAGACGGTCGCCTCATCCTCTCCAAGCAGAAGGCTGACTTCGTTCGCGTGTGGGATCGCATCCACGCTGCATTCGAAAACAACGAAGTCGTACGTGGCACTCTCACGAAGCGCATCAAGGGCGGCGTTGTCGTCGACCTCTTTGGTATCGATGCCTTCCTCCCGGGCTCTCAGATCGACCTCCGTCAGATTCCGGACATCAACGCTCTTATCGGCCAGGAATTCGACCTCAAGGTTATCAAGGTCAACAAGGCTCGTCGCAACATCGTCGTTTCTCGCCGTGTTGTTCTCGAAGAAGAACGCAACAAGCAGCGTGGCGACGTTCTCGAAACTCTCGAGAAGAACCAGGTCCGCAAGGGTATCGTCAAGAACATCACCGACTTCGGTGCATTCATCGACCTTGGCGGCGTAGATGGCCTCCTCCACATCACCGACATGAGCTACAAGCGCATCAACCACCCGTCCGAAATGCTCCAGCTCGGTCAGGAAGTCGAAGTCATGGTCCTCGACTTCAACGACAAGAAGGAACGCATCTCTCTCGGCATGAAGCAGCTTAAGCCGCATCCGTGGAAGGATATCGCCGAACGTTATCCGGAAGGCGCTATCGTTAAGGGTAAGGTTGTTTCCATCACTGATTACGGTGCATTCGTCGAACTCGACAGCGGTGTTGAAGGTCTCATCCACGTTTCTGAAATGTCCTGGACCCAGCACGTCAAGCACCCGTCCAAAATCCTCACCGTCGGTCAGGAAGTCGAAGCTGTTGTTCTCAAGGTTGAAGAAGATGCAGAACGTATCTCTCTCGGCATGAAGCAGCTCGAATCTGATCCGTGGGATTCTATCGAAACCGAACTTCCGCCGGGCGCACGCGTCGTCGGTGAAATCCGCAACATCGCTTCCTTCGGCGCATTCGTCGAAATCAAGGAAGGTGTTGATGGCCTCATCCACGTCTCTGACATGTCCTGGACCAAGAAGATCACCCACCCGAACGAAATGGTCAAGAAGGGTGACAAGGTTGAATGCGTCGTTCTCGCCGTCGATAAGGAAAAGCGCCGCATTTCTCTCTCCATGAAGCACCTCACCGAAGACCCGTGGGATTCTATCGATTCCACCTATCCGGTTGACTCTGAAGTCAAGGGCAAGATCGTTCGCATGCTCGACCGCGGCGTCGTGGTTGAACTCGCTGACGGTATCGAAGGCTTCATCCCGGTTTCCAAGCTCACCGCTGAATACATCAAGGTTCCGGCCGATGCATTCAAGGTTGGCGACGAAGTTCCGGCTGTCGTGACCGAAATCGATCAGAACAACCGCAAGATTTACCTCTCCGTTGTTGACTACTTCAAGAACCGTGAATCCGCTGAACTCAAGGCTTGGATGGACTCCCACAAGCCGGGCGAAAACGGCACCACGATTGGCGAAGCTGTTGCTCCGAAGAAGAAGGCTTCCAAGAAGAAGGCTGAAAAGTCTGAAGAAGAAGCTTAATTTAGTTTCTGACTAAAGCTTAAAGGAATCCCGCGGGTAACCGTGGGGTTTCTTTTTATTTGTCATTCCCGCCTCCGAGCGGGAATCTCCATACACATCTCGAAATGCAGAAATTGACGCCTACGGCGTCCGCTGCTTCGGCTCGGAAATGCGAAAACAAGTTTTCGCGCTTCTCTCGCCTTGCTCACTTTTCTATCTTGCAGTTCATGAATCTCGCTGGAAAGAAAATCCTTCTTGGAGTCTCGGGCGGAATTGCCGCCTACAAGTCTTGTGAACTCTTGCGCCTGTTGCAAAAGAAAGGCGCCGAAGTGCGCGTCTGCATGACCGAAGCTGCTACACAGTTCGTGGCTCCGCTTACGTTTGCAAGCCTTTCCAAGTGCCCCGTTTACCTGAAGAACGGCGCCGTCGAAGCCCGCCCTTTCCAGCACATTGATTTTCCGCGTTGGGCGGACCTTTATTTGGTTGTTCCGGCGACCGCCAACGTTATCGGAAAGTTTGTCTATGGCATTGCCGATGACCCCGTAAGCCTTTGCTTTATGAGCTGTACGGGTCCGCGCTTTATCGCCCCTGCGATGAATGTCGCCATGTTCAATTCCCCGGCGGTCAAGCGCAATCTCGAAACGCTCCGCAGTTTTGAAAACACATTCGTGATGGATAGCCCGGCAGGCGAACTTGCCTGTGGCGAAGTCGGCAAAGGCCGCCTCCTCGACCCCGCTGAAATTGTCGCTTATTTGGAAGCAACCAACGTCGTCCTGAACAACGTGAAGGACTGTTCGCAACCCGTCACCCTGAGTGAAACGAAGGGTCCAATCAAATCTTGCCCAACGCAATCTCCTGCCGCGCAGTTCCTTCAAGAAACAGCTTTGCAGGACCTTCCTGCATCCGGAGTGGGCAAACGCCGCGTCCTCATCACCGCCGGCCGCACCGAAGAAGCGATTGACCCCGTGCGTTACATCAGCAACCGCAGCAGCGGAAAGACCGCAGTCGCAATTGCCGCGACGTTCCTTGCGAATGGCTTCGACGTGAATGTT is a window of Fibrobacter sp. UWB4 DNA encoding:
- the cmk gene encoding (d)CMP kinase, whose product is MSNSENFVIALDGGSGTGKSTTAKIIAKKLGITYLDTGAMYRAVTLAALDAGLAAEEGSAMDELLSNLTLGFDSENHILINGVCRESEIRGMRVSSNVSIYCALPSVRAAMTKQQREIGKKQSCILDGRDIGTVVFPDAKYKFFMVTDVKVRAERRYKELLEKGEKVTLEEVLNNLVERDRLDSSRATAPLKKADDAIEIDTTHISIEQQVQKILDYVGVVA
- the rpsA gene encoding 30S ribosomal protein S1; translated protein: MSQNLKFGTQEDLEEILAAQGECSPDFRKANADVYAGMGCLEQGKLVTGKISQVNDQEVLVDVNYKSEGVIDRAEFKDTDSLELGSEIEVFVEKLEDEDGRLILSKQKADFVRVWDRIHAAFENNEVVRGTLTKRIKGGVVVDLFGIDAFLPGSQIDLRQIPDINALIGQEFDLKVIKVNKARRNIVVSRRVVLEEERNKQRGDVLETLEKNQVRKGIVKNITDFGAFIDLGGVDGLLHITDMSYKRINHPSEMLQLGQEVEVMVLDFNDKKERISLGMKQLKPHPWKDIAERYPEGAIVKGKVVSITDYGAFVELDSGVEGLIHVSEMSWTQHVKHPSKILTVGQEVEAVVLKVEEDAERISLGMKQLESDPWDSIETELPPGARVVGEIRNIASFGAFVEIKEGVDGLIHVSDMSWTKKITHPNEMVKKGDKVECVVLAVDKEKRRISLSMKHLTEDPWDSIDSTYPVDSEVKGKIVRMLDRGVVVELADGIEGFIPVSKLTAEYIKVPADAFKVGDEVPAVVTEIDQNNRKIYLSVVDYFKNRESAELKAWMDSHKPGENGTTIGEAVAPKKKASKKKAEKSEEEA
- a CDS encoding phosphopantothenate--cysteine ligase family flavoprotein, producing MQKLTPTASAASARKCENKFSRFSRLAHFSILQFMNLAGKKILLGVSGGIAAYKSCELLRLLQKKGAEVRVCMTEAATQFVAPLTFASLSKCPVYLKNGAVEARPFQHIDFPRWADLYLVVPATANVIGKFVYGIADDPVSLCFMSCTGPRFIAPAMNVAMFNSPAVKRNLETLRSFENTFVMDSPAGELACGEVGKGRLLDPAEIVAYLEATNVVLNNVKDCSQPVTLSETKGPIKSCPTQSPAAQFLQETALQDLPASGVGKRRVLITAGRTEEAIDPVRYISNRSSGKTAVAIAATFLANGFDVNVVAGPMEAEFPGGVRVKKVKSACDMHKAVLEQMKNADVLVHCAAVADYRPKIAATEKIKDSRSQLILELEPNPNILRDSVAQKRADQVVIGFALETDHFKEHAAEKLKKSGADALLLNAPVASNSGFGFDEVRYTLIRANSRKAQESGDSRNAAEVEIPEMKMGSKIDLAQEIVDFSLDKLKNV